Proteins from a genomic interval of uncultured Methanocorpusculum sp.:
- a CDS encoding DUF460 domain-containing protein, which produces MNLVFGIDKITGSAHSSPGGLYSLVRVVDKRIESEERSLTLQHLLHLINAEKPEIVAFASLREIAPDTRSLFTLTEALPFGTKLVLIACIGAKSAPLPKLAERYNLRFDASNPMEQAKISGLIASFGGGYEIRTFEGVTTITVSRARPPIRTHQNRYIRHMQGSLMSISREIDAGLLANGLMFSSSIARSFRGERIMEFTVSAPRHDVPISSRTSAGVLVRVAGTRKEVPDFLPLSKRPPYLIVGIDPGTTVGIASLNLDGDLVHLSSTRALGQAEIIAAITAVGRPVLIATDKAEMPFGVEKVRRAFSAVAWTPTKDVLIKEKYDLAEGYDFGNDHERDSLSAAVMAYRSYANKFDSVQKRMPPGTDIDMVRAGIIRGLSLDQILETLKHPEELPEEPVVVVEEIVPDEKDERIARLEETVAKLRKLTGSLSEEVEVKDKAIAALQKRLVFEREERNAEMLSTEAITSRDTEHAQVKKALRKEERRSKTLRTRLERMKHYISLQAGDGCTALKVLQLLAKDHVKTLDDEMGVSEEDILYVLTIDGWGKTVIRDLAEVKIGAVILPRLTYQRAKSQHLIEEFREADIPILDGANLSPRVKGKIGVVDSAAFEAALAEWKTTQDVYKNEKKIGEIHGMVKEYQVERVKDVLEKGIDPNLVFEVDRAKPETPAAPPVPEKPATVFRPKPAALPVEKPAPAEKPLKKPVAKPVAKPVPAAPKPAPAPVPKPAPKPAPKKETPKKPAPAKKHEAGSAEKILFGVLSEYREERIKELKK; this is translated from the coding sequence ATGAATCTCGTATTCGGCATCGACAAGATCACGGGTTCCGCTCATTCCTCACCCGGCGGCCTCTACTCCCTCGTCCGGGTAGTCGACAAAAGGATCGAGTCCGAAGAACGCAGCCTCACCCTCCAGCATCTCCTCCATCTCATCAATGCCGAGAAGCCGGAGATCGTCGCCTTTGCCTCGCTCCGGGAGATCGCTCCCGACACACGCTCCCTTTTTACCCTGACAGAAGCCCTGCCCTTTGGCACGAAACTCGTTCTCATCGCCTGCATCGGGGCAAAATCCGCCCCTCTCCCGAAACTTGCCGAGCGATACAACCTCCGCTTCGACGCATCCAACCCTATGGAGCAGGCTAAGATCTCGGGTCTCATCGCCTCATTCGGCGGCGGATACGAGATCCGGACCTTCGAAGGGGTCACGACCATCACCGTGTCCCGAGCCCGCCCGCCGATCCGCACGCATCAGAACCGGTACATCCGGCACATGCAGGGTTCTCTCATGTCGATCTCCCGCGAGATCGATGCCGGCCTTCTTGCAAACGGCCTTATGTTCTCCTCGTCGATCGCCCGGTCGTTTCGGGGCGAACGGATCATGGAGTTCACCGTCTCCGCTCCCCGTCACGACGTCCCCATCTCTTCGCGGACATCCGCCGGCGTTTTGGTCCGGGTCGCCGGCACAAGAAAGGAGGTTCCTGATTTCCTCCCGCTGTCGAAGCGGCCGCCCTATCTGATCGTCGGCATCGACCCAGGCACGACAGTCGGGATCGCCTCACTGAATCTCGACGGCGACCTGGTCCATCTCTCCAGCACCCGGGCGCTCGGTCAGGCCGAGATCATCGCGGCAATCACCGCTGTCGGAAGGCCTGTCTTGATCGCGACCGACAAGGCCGAGATGCCGTTCGGGGTGGAAAAAGTCAGACGGGCATTCTCCGCCGTTGCCTGGACTCCAACCAAGGATGTGCTGATCAAAGAGAAGTATGATCTTGCCGAAGGCTACGACTTCGGGAACGATCACGAACGCGACTCCCTCTCGGCCGCGGTGATGGCCTACCGGAGTTACGCGAACAAGTTCGACTCGGTCCAGAAACGCATGCCCCCGGGAACCGACATCGACATGGTGAGGGCCGGGATCATCCGCGGCCTCTCCCTCGATCAGATCCTCGAAACGCTGAAGCATCCGGAAGAGCTGCCCGAAGAGCCGGTTGTTGTCGTGGAGGAGATCGTCCCCGACGAAAAGGACGAACGCATCGCCCGGCTCGAAGAAACCGTCGCGAAACTTCGTAAACTTACCGGCAGTTTATCAGAAGAAGTCGAGGTGAAGGACAAGGCGATCGCAGCACTCCAGAAACGGCTTGTTTTCGAGCGGGAAGAGCGGAACGCGGAGATGCTCTCAACCGAAGCGATCACCTCCCGCGACACGGAACACGCCCAGGTGAAGAAGGCTCTCCGGAAAGAGGAGCGCCGGAGCAAGACGCTTCGGACGAGACTCGAGCGGATGAAGCATTACATCTCCCTCCAGGCAGGTGACGGCTGCACGGCGCTGAAAGTCCTCCAGCTGCTTGCGAAGGATCATGTGAAGACGCTGGACGACGAGATGGGGGTCAGCGAGGAGGATATCCTGTATGTCCTCACGATCGACGGCTGGGGAAAGACGGTGATCCGCGATCTTGCGGAGGTGAAGATCGGGGCGGTGATTCTGCCGCGGCTGACCTATCAGCGGGCAAAAAGCCAGCATCTTATCGAGGAGTTCAGAGAAGCGGACATTCCGATCCTGGACGGAGCGAACCTTTCGCCCCGCGTAAAAGGAAAGATCGGCGTGGTGGACTCGGCCGCGTTCGAGGCTGCCCTTGCCGAGTGGAAGACGACGCAGGATGTCTACAAGAACGAGAAGAAGATCGGCGAGATCCACGGGATGGTGAAGGAGTATCAGGTGGAGCGGGTGAAAGATGTCTTAGAGAAAGGGATCGACCCGAATCTGGTGTTCGAGGTGGATCGGGCAAAACCCGAGACGCCGGCGGCACCTCCGGTTCCTGAAAAGCCGGCCACGGTTTTCAGACCAAAACCAGCCGCCCTGCCTGTGGAAAAACCTGCTCCGGCAGAAAAACCCTTGAAAAAGCCCGTGGCGAAACCCGTAGCGAAGCCGGTTCCTGCGGCTCCCAAGCCGGCTCCGGCTCCCGTTCCAAAACCCGCACCAAAACCGGCGCCGAAAAAGGAAACCCCGAAAAAACCCGCTCCGGCGAAGAAGCACGAGGCCGGATCCGCGGAGAAGATCCTCTTTGGTGTCCTCTCCGAGTACCGCGAAGAACGCATAAAGGAGCTGAAAAAATAA
- a CDS encoding RIO1 family regulatory kinase/ATPase, with translation MPIDAYIIKSLHKYEIRILHALERMMKRYRWVPEDDLRAAVKLSPPELKYRLGNLIHRDLVRSDSVPYKGYALVFAGYDALALSDLAGKKTISALGCMVGVGKESEIYEALGFGIVVLKLHKVGQRSFQTLKTNREYMPGEGHCPWIFASAKSAEREYEALKALNGKVSIPVPIDINRHVIVMSQVPGANLIRCVLEDPDTIYRQILDEVQKAYVAGFIHGDLSEYNIMTDGETVWLIDWPQWIPPTHQNADAVLRHDLENVITYFAKKYQTNYDLEEAVAFVTKP, from the coding sequence ATGCCTATTGATGCATACATCATAAAATCTCTCCATAAATACGAAATACGCATCCTCCACGCCCTCGAGCGGATGATGAAACGATACCGCTGGGTCCCCGAAGACGACCTCCGTGCCGCCGTCAAACTCTCCCCTCCCGAACTCAAATATCGTCTCGGCAACCTCATCCACCGGGACCTCGTCCGATCCGACTCCGTCCCCTACAAAGGCTACGCCCTCGTCTTTGCCGGCTACGACGCCCTCGCCCTATCCGACCTCGCCGGCAAAAAGACCATCTCCGCCCTTGGCTGCATGGTCGGCGTCGGCAAAGAATCCGAGATATACGAAGCCCTTGGTTTTGGGATCGTCGTCCTCAAACTCCACAAAGTCGGCCAGAGATCCTTCCAGACCCTCAAAACCAACCGCGAATACATGCCCGGAGAAGGACACTGTCCCTGGATATTCGCCTCCGCAAAATCCGCCGAACGGGAATACGAAGCTCTCAAAGCCTTAAACGGCAAAGTCAGCATCCCGGTCCCCATCGACATCAACCGGCACGTCATCGTCATGTCCCAGGTCCCGGGCGCCAACCTCATCCGCTGTGTCCTCGAAGACCCCGACACCATCTACCGGCAGATCCTCGACGAAGTCCAAAAAGCCTATGTCGCAGGATTCATCCACGGAGACCTCTCCGAATACAACATCATGACCGACGGGGAAACCGTCTGGCTCATCGACTGGCCCCAGTGGATCCCGCCCACCCATCAGAACGCCGACGCCGTTCTCCGGCACGACCTTGAAAACGTCATCACCTACTTCGCAAAGAAATACCAGACAAACTACGACCTCGAAGAGGCGGTCGCTTTCGTAACAAAGCCATGA
- a CDS encoding PD-(D/E)XK nuclease family protein: MDTFSAILSEYTSLAKTDPLHTWILFENTSLANTARQKLREEGAILPDHITTIKGLAKSILRSLSPASRIIDPEEQHLLFARIGSDVFGKKRITDTQTENLVNLFITLKTNKLVLPPGDDKFNDFREIFFRYEEFCRKNDCFDSILAIERAAGIAGEMEIGTVLCYALYKPTPLAVDLLLALPGTIITRPPVTEIPGLPETCRGVYQYTDTRTELRSALESIATLIESGVPPKDIALLTSSLPSALPLLDELVPDFSVLSGGTRRPLGFFAGEDIPIENLPPVRCALAWLAAFAFYCRIDDLKIIIESPYFALKKDWLTAGRLEKAGIITKTEKGRAAWRTVAERLAAARKKEIGEHDAAFQASLDRLLDRLDANLEHAGTLAAHCRALKADLSALGWTKIQMKPQDEAARHAFLRLLDKLALTSLAEVPYTVREFYAMLSRFCEKTTKISYPESKNAFFAGDLRSVAGTKRPYVFITGLSADRIPRIEAAIPLLNAQETARIQPDRVQNLLDASRYYFHTAGLAAEKQLILSCAGHDGEKSLTPSPYLTRLAEPEEKSPGFLAHSMTANQTRAGELLATSREKECEGLFGIPSLETAAEIIGIETVDRTGTPGIYDAEFAGDKIAEAFAAAYTEKTEFAPTVLERYRECPFKWYLADHLRLENPADFSAERIIVGTVMHKAMERFFREYTSTLTEQNESDAAEFLKKLVTDEFKNRHIETPSWQSMLNGYLGNGGLESSCDLIIRLETGFYAAGFRTLPEWLEQKVTAEIPGGDPFTVTGWVDRVMFNEQTKEFAVVDYKTGNVKTWKELEEGSALQIPLYTEAVRQMTGCSPLPGTYLKIAPDEVKDKNPYLVRGKQQKSVEEVGDAAFAFCRETREMRKEGKCGVVSGETCPDDYCPYKRICRFVPFRGEEA; the protein is encoded by the coding sequence ATGGACACCTTCTCCGCCATCCTCTCCGAATACACATCCCTCGCGAAAACCGACCCCCTCCATACCTGGATCCTCTTCGAAAACACCTCACTTGCAAACACCGCCAGACAAAAACTCCGCGAAGAAGGAGCCATCCTCCCCGACCACATCACAACCATTAAAGGCCTTGCAAAAAGCATCCTCCGCTCCCTCTCCCCCGCGTCCAGGATCATCGACCCCGAAGAACAGCACCTCCTCTTCGCCCGGATAGGGTCAGACGTGTTCGGGAAAAAACGCATCACCGACACCCAGACCGAAAACCTCGTCAACCTCTTCATCACCCTCAAAACAAACAAACTCGTCCTTCCGCCCGGCGACGACAAATTCAACGACTTTCGGGAAATATTTTTCCGCTATGAAGAGTTCTGCCGCAAAAACGACTGCTTCGACTCCATCCTCGCAATAGAAAGGGCCGCTGGAATCGCCGGCGAAATGGAAATCGGCACCGTCCTCTGCTACGCATTATACAAACCAACCCCCCTCGCCGTCGACCTCCTCCTTGCACTTCCCGGCACCATCATAACCCGGCCGCCGGTCACTGAAATCCCCGGCCTCCCGGAAACCTGCAGAGGTGTCTATCAATACACCGACACCCGGACCGAACTCCGCTCTGCGCTTGAATCCATCGCCACACTCATCGAATCAGGCGTCCCGCCAAAAGACATCGCCCTCCTTACCTCCTCCCTCCCGTCCGCTCTGCCCCTCCTCGACGAACTCGTCCCCGACTTCAGCGTCCTTTCGGGTGGAACCCGGCGGCCCCTCGGATTCTTTGCCGGCGAAGACATCCCGATCGAAAACCTCCCGCCTGTCCGCTGTGCCCTCGCCTGGCTCGCCGCATTCGCCTTCTACTGCAGAATCGACGACCTGAAAATCATCATCGAAAGCCCCTACTTCGCCCTCAAGAAGGACTGGCTCACCGCCGGCAGACTCGAAAAAGCCGGCATCATCACCAAAACCGAAAAAGGCAGAGCCGCCTGGCGGACCGTCGCCGAACGGCTCGCCGCTGCAAGGAAAAAAGAGATCGGCGAACACGACGCCGCATTCCAGGCGAGTCTCGACCGGCTCCTTGACCGGCTCGACGCAAACCTCGAACACGCAGGCACGCTTGCCGCACACTGCCGGGCCTTGAAAGCCGACCTCTCCGCCCTTGGGTGGACGAAGATCCAGATGAAGCCGCAGGACGAAGCGGCCCGTCACGCCTTCCTCCGCCTGCTCGACAAACTCGCCCTCACCTCGCTTGCCGAAGTTCCCTACACCGTTCGCGAATTCTACGCGATGCTTTCCCGGTTCTGCGAGAAAACTACCAAGATCAGCTACCCCGAATCAAAGAACGCCTTCTTTGCGGGCGACCTCCGCTCCGTAGCCGGCACGAAGCGGCCCTACGTTTTTATCACCGGCCTCTCCGCCGACCGAATCCCGAGGATCGAGGCGGCCATCCCTCTCCTGAACGCTCAGGAGACCGCCCGCATCCAGCCGGACCGCGTCCAAAATCTGCTGGATGCAAGCCGATACTACTTCCACACCGCCGGGCTTGCCGCGGAAAAACAGCTCATCCTCTCCTGCGCCGGTCACGACGGCGAGAAAAGCCTGACCCCGTCCCCGTATCTCACCCGCCTCGCCGAGCCAGAGGAGAAGAGCCCAGGATTTCTTGCCCATTCGATGACCGCGAACCAAACAAGGGCCGGAGAACTGCTCGCCACCAGCAGGGAAAAGGAATGCGAAGGTCTCTTCGGCATCCCCTCTCTTGAGACCGCAGCGGAGATCATTGGGATCGAGACGGTGGACCGGACCGGAACGCCGGGCATCTATGATGCGGAGTTTGCCGGCGACAAAATCGCCGAAGCGTTCGCCGCGGCCTACACGGAAAAGACCGAGTTCGCCCCGACCGTGCTCGAACGCTACCGGGAATGCCCGTTCAAATGGTATCTCGCCGACCATCTCCGCCTCGAAAACCCCGCGGATTTCAGTGCGGAGAGGATCATTGTAGGCACCGTCATGCACAAAGCGATGGAACGGTTTTTCCGGGAATACACGTCCACCCTGACCGAGCAAAACGAATCCGACGCCGCGGAGTTTTTGAAAAAACTCGTGACGGATGAGTTCAAAAACCGGCACATCGAAACGCCTTCCTGGCAGTCGATGCTGAACGGATATCTCGGAAACGGCGGGCTTGAGAGCAGCTGTGATCTGATCATCCGGCTCGAGACCGGATTCTACGCCGCAGGATTTCGCACCCTGCCCGAATGGCTGGAGCAGAAAGTCACGGCGGAGATCCCGGGCGGAGATCCGTTCACGGTCACCGGATGGGTCGACCGGGTGATGTTCAACGAACAGACCAAAGAGTTCGCGGTCGTCGACTACAAGACCGGGAACGTAAAAACCTGGAAGGAACTCGAGGAAGGATCCGCACTCCAGATCCCCCTCTACACCGAGGCCGTGCGGCAGATGACCGGCTGCAGCCCGCTGCCCGGGACCTATCTTAAGATCGCTCCCGACGAGGTGAAGGACAAAAATCCCTACCTTGTCAGAGGAAAACAGCAGAAAAGCGTCGAAGAGGTCGGCGACGCTGCGTTCGCATTCTGCCGGGAAACGCGGGAGATGAGGAAGGAAGGAAAATGCGGCGTTGTGTCCGGCGAAACGTGCCCGGACGACTACTGCCCGTACAAACGGATCTGCCGGTTCGTTCCATTCCGGGGGGAGGAGGCATGA
- a CDS encoding UvrD-helicase domain-containing protein, translating to MTAELTEAQKRALFMEESVCVTAGAGTGKTFLLTKRYLASLTYRRETMHTGASDILALTYTDKAAAEMRTKIGRELKKAAKEDTALEEVWESFSRCSISTFHGFCLSLLKEFAYEAGLDAGFSVMDELDTHELVTGTIREMLEHPPAALFDDVVTLFDHLREATIAGYLQSLMRIEGANDWFAVLEQDPSAVIAVWQNAWDKEITAYQNDLAGDELVNALMAELRALAPERKGELFQEGPAAFVAFCDANGPAEMYAAGKLLAGINTNAYKAPLPKGSLERFKEKREVFKEFPDRPDESDPRTRLTLEILAALGRVASAVYERTVREKQQRGVLDFDDLIKKTRDLIGNDAVQKTLNARYRYILVDEVQDNDPVLTDIIRILCGDPKENNRLFIVGDAKQSIYLFRGADVSGFNAFQTVFANDPVELDTSFRTVPEIIRLVNHVFSSVFADPKEIWEAGYGELTPHRAGHSGSVTLIRLPTGETKAESMRREARTLASWISDTVSRKKLSVYDKDGTCRPARFGDIAVLIEARTHMDKLRHALESYGVPYTEEKGYSFYQKQEVFDFTNLLKAIVYPEEDIPLYGVLRSPYFGISDAELCRAASNSGRPLIWRLRKYADEHPDSKIGKAVGDLARWHVEIGTEPFVPFLSRLIAESGIAAVYGGLPFGREATANLEKLIAIARSRSMNRPFSVYEYLGILDTCMEEEFDEREGTVPSEEDDRVKILTVHASKGLEYPILALCFAGTGNGLKISAPVFDGKLGVGIPVRLAGEGEGLSFVIECMKPEMKAKLLAERKRLFYVAMTRARDHLVISGTDGKKGPEANSFLSMYDAGIGGCPYLPELITDVVTEPGDPSRIRPKVPEGWTNIPLPAKEEEAAQSLTAAVRNRTSSAAEEVAMLRGTALHEVFEGKPADAAVKRYGLPPAAADEFAAKYAAFLASPVMQNAVKSICEQEVAFSFEGTPLNGVIDRLVQYEDGSWMIIDYKTGKPSKKELERYESQLAVYFLWAKRLFGANPGVCLYLSDTGEVVSFTMDEERAKGLVAEKMEESGMEGETNFS from the coding sequence ATGACCGCGGAACTGACCGAGGCCCAGAAACGAGCACTCTTTATGGAAGAAAGTGTCTGCGTGACCGCAGGCGCCGGGACCGGAAAGACGTTTCTTCTGACCAAGCGGTATCTTGCCTCGCTCACCTACCGGCGGGAGACGATGCACACCGGGGCAAGCGACATCCTCGCCCTCACCTACACCGACAAGGCGGCTGCCGAGATGCGGACGAAGATCGGCCGGGAACTAAAGAAAGCCGCAAAAGAGGATACGGCGCTCGAAGAGGTCTGGGAGAGTTTTTCGCGGTGCAGTATCAGCACGTTCCACGGATTCTGCCTCTCGCTTTTGAAAGAGTTCGCCTACGAGGCAGGACTCGACGCGGGATTTTCCGTGATGGACGAGCTCGACACCCACGAACTCGTGACCGGAACTATCCGCGAGATGCTGGAACATCCGCCGGCCGCCCTTTTCGACGATGTGGTCACCCTCTTCGATCATCTGCGGGAGGCGACGATCGCGGGATATCTCCAGAGCCTGATGCGGATCGAAGGGGCCAACGACTGGTTTGCCGTTCTGGAACAGGACCCATCGGCCGTAATCGCGGTCTGGCAAAACGCCTGGGACAAAGAGATCACGGCGTATCAAAACGATCTTGCCGGCGACGAGCTCGTTAATGCCCTGATGGCGGAACTGCGGGCCCTCGCTCCCGAACGAAAAGGCGAACTTTTCCAGGAGGGACCGGCGGCATTTGTGGCATTCTGCGATGCAAACGGGCCGGCCGAGATGTATGCCGCAGGAAAACTCCTCGCAGGCATCAATACGAACGCCTACAAAGCCCCTCTTCCGAAAGGGAGCCTGGAACGGTTCAAGGAAAAACGCGAGGTGTTCAAAGAGTTCCCGGATCGCCCGGACGAATCCGATCCGAGAACGCGGCTCACCCTCGAGATCCTCGCGGCCCTCGGACGGGTCGCCTCCGCGGTGTATGAAAGAACGGTCCGCGAAAAACAGCAGAGGGGCGTCCTCGACTTCGACGACTTGATCAAAAAGACCCGGGATCTGATCGGAAACGACGCCGTCCAGAAAACGCTCAACGCCAGATACCGGTATATCCTCGTCGACGAGGTCCAGGACAACGACCCGGTCCTCACCGACATCATCCGGATCCTCTGCGGCGACCCGAAGGAGAACAACCGGCTGTTCATCGTCGGGGACGCGAAGCAGTCGATCTATCTTTTCCGGGGGGCGGACGTCTCCGGATTCAACGCCTTCCAGACCGTTTTTGCAAACGATCCCGTGGAACTCGACACGAGTTTTCGGACCGTGCCCGAGATCATCCGGCTGGTGAACCACGTGTTTTCGTCCGTGTTTGCGGACCCAAAAGAGATCTGGGAGGCCGGATACGGCGAACTCACCCCCCACCGGGCCGGCCACTCCGGATCGGTGACCCTGATCCGGCTTCCAACTGGCGAGACCAAGGCCGAGTCGATGCGGCGTGAGGCACGGACCCTCGCATCCTGGATTTCCGATACGGTTTCCCGCAAAAAACTGAGCGTTTACGATAAAGACGGGACCTGCCGGCCCGCACGGTTCGGCGACATCGCAGTCCTCATCGAGGCCCGGACCCACATGGACAAACTCCGGCACGCTCTGGAGAGCTACGGGGTCCCCTATACCGAGGAGAAGGGATACAGCTTCTATCAAAAGCAGGAGGTATTCGACTTCACGAACCTCTTGAAGGCGATCGTGTATCCCGAGGAGGATATCCCGCTCTACGGCGTGCTTAGGTCTCCCTACTTCGGGATCTCCGACGCGGAACTCTGCCGGGCCGCTTCAAACAGCGGGCGGCCGCTGATCTGGCGGCTGCGAAAATACGCGGACGAACATCCCGATTCGAAGATCGGGAAAGCAGTCGGAGATCTCGCCCGCTGGCATGTGGAGATCGGAACGGAGCCTTTCGTCCCCTTCCTTTCCCGGCTGATCGCGGAGTCGGGGATCGCGGCGGTCTACGGCGGCCTCCCGTTTGGGCGGGAAGCGACCGCAAATCTGGAAAAATTGATCGCGATCGCCCGTTCACGTTCCATGAACCGGCCGTTTTCAGTGTACGAGTATCTCGGGATCCTGGACACCTGCATGGAGGAGGAGTTCGACGAGCGTGAGGGAACGGTCCCAAGCGAAGAGGACGACCGGGTGAAGATCCTCACCGTGCATGCCTCGAAGGGGCTGGAGTATCCGATCCTCGCCCTCTGCTTTGCCGGAACGGGGAACGGCCTGAAGATTTCGGCCCCGGTGTTCGATGGAAAACTGGGCGTCGGGATCCCGGTCCGGCTCGCGGGCGAGGGGGAGGGGCTTTCGTTCGTGATCGAGTGCATGAAGCCGGAGATGAAGGCAAAACTGCTTGCCGAGCGGAAACGGCTGTTTTACGTGGCGATGACCCGGGCCCGGGATCATCTGGTGATCTCGGGAACGGACGGGAAGAAGGGGCCGGAGGCGAACTCGTTTCTTTCGATGTATGACGCGGGGATCGGCGGATGTCCGTATCTCCCGGAACTGATCACCGACGTGGTCACAGAGCCGGGTGATCCCTCCCGGATCCGGCCGAAGGTCCCGGAAGGCTGGACGAATATCCCTTTGCCGGCAAAGGAGGAGGAGGCCGCACAAAGTCTGACCGCGGCCGTGAGAAACCGGACCTCGTCCGCGGCGGAAGAGGTGGCGATGCTTCGGGGAACGGCGCTCCACGAGGTGTTCGAGGGAAAGCCGGCGGATGCGGCGGTGAAACGCTACGGACTTCCCCCTGCGGCGGCAGACGAGTTTGCGGCAAAGTATGCGGCGTTTCTTGCGTCGCCCGTGATGCAGAATGCGGTAAAAAGCATCTGCGAGCAGGAGGTCGCGTTTTCCTTCGAGGGAACGCCGCTGAATGGGGTGATCGACCGGCTCGTTCAGTATGAGGATGGAAGCTGGATGATCATCGACTATAAAACTGGTAAGCCTTCAAAAAAGGAGCTGGAGAGATACGAGAGCCAGCTCGCGGTGTATTTCCTGTGGGCGAAACGTCTGTTCGGGGCCAACCCGGGCGTGTGTCTGTATCTTTCGGATACGGGTGAGGTCGTGTCGTTTACGATGGATGAGGAACGGGCTAAGGGGCTGGTGGCAGAGAAGATGGAGGAGAGCGGGATGGAGGGGGAAACCAATTTTTCGTAG
- the hcp gene encoding hydroxylamine reductase — protein MFCQQCEETAKNLGCTAAGVCGKTNDTSCYQDAVNFVLSGIAYRKIHQPKEVKLPPEKPEQDRLVIEALFASLMNVNFDESRFAAHLDAAIACRDAYPPVPGEPPACSWIPKSREEIVTLGGGIGLRSIEDDNERSLFSLLLFDLKGIAAYYSHAEVLGMTDPAIVNFIYKGLASRFEKHSFGERVALVMECGKVGASVLALLESANKRYGPTGITTVSGRVGKNPGILVTGHDLRDLFLLLRQTRGTGVDVYTHGEMLVAHAHPCFKKFDHLIGNYGTSWANQKKEFPKFNGPILFTTNCLVPPPPAYRDRIFTTGSVGFPNAVHIPEKPDGSKDFSRIIACAKKCRPPDDLQCGDLVTGAGHDAVLALAPKILDLLKRGKIRHFVVMAGCDGRHKEREYYTEFAKAMPNDVVILTAGCAKYRYNRLGLGDIEGIPRVLDAGQCNDSYSLVVIAQELAKALHVEMENLPLSFNIAWYEQKAILVLLVLLALGIKDIMIGPNLPACLSPDVLNMLVKKVGVQLISTPAEDLVRLGIIPPPSPSRS, from the coding sequence ATGTTTTGTCAGCAGTGCGAAGAAACCGCCAAAAACCTCGGCTGCACGGCCGCAGGCGTCTGCGGGAAAACGAACGATACGTCCTGTTATCAGGATGCCGTGAACTTTGTTCTCTCAGGGATCGCCTATCGGAAGATCCATCAGCCAAAGGAAGTGAAACTCCCGCCGGAGAAACCGGAGCAGGATCGGCTGGTGATCGAGGCATTGTTTGCGAGCCTGATGAACGTCAACTTCGATGAATCCAGATTCGCCGCACATCTGGACGCGGCGATCGCGTGTCGTGATGCCTACCCGCCGGTCCCGGGAGAGCCGCCGGCGTGTTCCTGGATCCCGAAATCCAGAGAGGAGATCGTCACACTTGGCGGAGGGATCGGGCTTCGCTCCATCGAGGACGACAACGAGCGGTCCCTGTTTTCCCTCCTGTTGTTCGATCTGAAAGGCATCGCCGCCTACTACTCGCATGCCGAGGTGCTTGGAATGACCGATCCGGCAATCGTGAACTTCATCTATAAGGGTCTGGCTTCCCGCTTCGAGAAGCACTCGTTTGGGGAGCGTGTGGCGCTGGTCATGGAATGCGGGAAGGTCGGAGCGAGTGTGCTCGCACTTCTCGAGTCGGCGAACAAACGCTACGGTCCGACCGGGATCACGACGGTGAGCGGCCGGGTCGGGAAAAATCCCGGCATCCTTGTGACTGGTCACGATCTTCGCGACCTGTTTCTGCTGCTTCGCCAGACCCGCGGGACCGGGGTGGATGTGTATACTCACGGCGAGATGCTGGTCGCCCATGCCCATCCGTGTTTCAAGAAGTTCGATCATCTTATCGGAAACTACGGAACGTCCTGGGCCAACCAGAAAAAGGAGTTCCCTAAATTTAACGGCCCGATCCTGTTTACGACCAACTGTCTTGTCCCCCCGCCACCGGCATATCGGGACCGGATTTTTACGACCGGGTCGGTCGGTTTTCCAAACGCCGTCCATATCCCGGAGAAGCCGGACGGCTCGAAGGATTTTTCCCGGATCATTGCCTGTGCAAAGAAGTGCCGCCCGCCTGACGATCTGCAGTGCGGGGATCTTGTGACCGGCGCAGGTCATGACGCGGTACTTGCTCTGGCTCCAAAGATCCTTGATCTCTTGAAGCGGGGGAAGATCAGACATTTCGTCGTGATGGCGGGATGCGACGGCCGGCACAAGGAACGTGAATATTACACTGAGTTTGCAAAGGCGATGCCTAATGACGTGGTCATTCTTACGGCAGGCTGTGCGAAGTACCGGTATAACCGTCTTGGTCTCGGCGATATCGAAGGCATCCCCCGGGTTCTGGATGCAGGGCAGTGCAATGATTCGTATTCTCTTGTGGTGATCGCTCAGGAGTTAGCGAAGGCTTTGCATGTGGAAATGGAGAACCTCCCGCTTTCGTTCAATATCGCGTGGTATGAACAGAAGGCGATCCTGGTGCTTCTGGTTCTGCTGGCGCTGGGCATCAAAGACATCATGATCGGACCAAATCTGCCGGCATGTTTGTCGCCTGACGTGCTGAACATGCTGGTAAAGAAGGTCGGCGTTCAGCTGATCTCGACGCCGGCGGAGGATCTGGTGAGGCTTGGGATCATCCCTCCGCCCTCTCCCTCTCGCTCGTGA